The sequence gggaattgggcattccaaattgggagaaaaaggggagaaaataaaaaaaaaaaaaaatattgatccaCCCTAATTGAATATTCTATTTCACTGTGTAAAATTGGTTGtgaatgccgtttcatgttgactttacaaTCAAAAACTTTTTggctaattttttttctctctggctCTAGGAAGGAGTTTGTCGACGGCTGTAAGGCAATCCAAGCCGACAGTATACCGGGGATCTGCTCGCGTTTCTCTGTGCTGCTCGAGGAGTCTCGTGGTGAAGAGAGCTTCAAAGATCTCTACCGTTTCACGTTTCAGTTCGGTCTGGACGCCGAGCAGGGCCAGCGCTCGCTGCAGCGGTCCATCGCCATCGCGCTGTGGCGGCTCGTCTTCACACTGGACACGCCCCCAGTGCTGGAGCGCTGGCTGGACTTTCTGTCGGAGAACCCGTGCGCCGTGCGCGGCATCTCTCGCGACACCTGGAACATGTTTCTGAACTTCACGCAGAGCGTCGGCCAGGACCTCAGCAACTACAGCGAAGACGAGGCCTGGCCCAGCCTGTTCGACTCGTTCGTGGACTGGGAAACGGAGAGACGCAGGAGAGAACGAGTGGACGCCACAGAGACAGAGTCCACCACGGACTGTGTAGGTGCCTCGATGTGGGCGACAACTTGagggtttttgttttttgggatgGGCGGTGAATTCTGGACTATGACGTGCGGAGATGTTTCTGAGCCCGTCACTCTCCATCCAAATTTGTGAATTATTATAATGACGTTTTTGGTCTTATTGCATTGGGAATCCCAGTGCGCTCTCTTGACTTTTGTTTAAATGAAAGGGCTCCAAActaattgtttttttaagcacttttatttaatttattgttttatttttttgctattggtaatttaaagggatagtccactcaaagatgaaaattctgtcatcatttactcgctctTATCTCGTTCCAAATTACTTGAATTTCTTACGTAGTCCTTTTTCCGtggctccaaaatgacaaaaaaaaataaaaagcagcataaaagtagtccatagggTTCATACATAGTTATACTATGttcactatattccaaatctCTTGAAGTAGtgtataatagctttgtgtgaggaacaagctGAAATTTaaatcgttattcactgataatctcactgattattttcatttaaaagatcTGACTCAGAAGAACCATTAGTTTGCAAATTGGGCATAACTACTACTTTAATGAACTCTAAAATGccagattttcactgaataatgacTTTTTTTGGACCGTtttctcacataaagctatcgtacagcttcagaacacttggaatatagcgcacaagtcggACCACTTTTTGGATACTTTTATAGAGCTTTTGTGGCTATATTCACTTTCATAATAATGAACACAGTGACCAGGATATCCTTAAAAatgcaccttttgtgttccacgataaaaagaaaagtcatataggtttagaaCGAcgtgaagatgagtaaatgatgacagcgttttcatttttggggtgaactattcctttcatttgTTTTAATGTTCACATTTCTTACGTCACACCTCCAGAGTGGTTTCTGCAAAGATTCTCCCGATTGCCTCGTGACAATTTTGGCAATGACCAACATGCCAAAGAAAAGGGAATTCCGTCAGCTGCCTACCGAGCTtcaatacacacacattcatccacATACGCAACTCCTTACCACACACACGCATAGataccagcataaacactgtaGGGGACGTTGAGTATCAGCTTTAGTTGTGTTTTAACAGTTATATTTCGTTTTCATTTGGATCCGGGGTGTGTGTTGGTGATATTGCTTACATTTAACATCAGATTGTGGTGATGTACTGACGCCCGAAACAAAGCGTAATATCTCACGTGCTTCCCTGCCCATTTCTGACTATTTATTACTTTAATATTCATGTCTCTCTAATGCATTTATTCTGTGCATATATTCTCAACAGTCAGGAGTGTATGTGCATGTGCGCGAGTGTGCATGTGCGAGCGAGTGTGCATGTGCGCGAGTGTGCTTgtgcgagtgagtgagtgtgtgtgtgtgtgtgtgtgtgtgtgtgtgtgtgtctatgtgtgtgtgtgtacaggtatactgtgtgtgtactggtatacttgtgaggaccaagtattgagaatcaaccttttctgtgaggacatttctggttgaggaccttttgggtggtcctcacaagggaaatggcatattaaatgatgttttattgaaaatgtaaaaatgcagaaaggtttctgtgagggttaggggatagactctatagtttgtacagtataaaaatcattatgtctatggagagtcctcataagtatagcaaaaccaacgagtgagtgagtgagtgagagagagagtgtgtgtgtgtgagagagagagtgtgtgtatgtgtgtttgtgcatgcaagtgtgtgtgtgagagagagtgtgtgtgtgtgtgtgagagagagagagagagagagagtgtgtgtgtgtgagagaaagagagagagtgagtgagtgagtgtgtgagagagagagagagagtgtgtgtgtgagagagagagagagagagagagagagagtgtgtgtgtgagagagagagagagagtgtgtgtgtgtgtgtgagagagagagagagagagagtgtgtgtgtgtgagagaaagagagagtgactgagtgagtgagtgagtgtgtgagagagagagagagagagagagagagtgtgtgtgtgtgtgtgtgtgagagagagagagagagtgtgtgtgtgagagagagagagagagtgtgtgtgtgtgagagagagagagagagagagagtgtgtgtgtgagagagagagagagagagagagagtgtgtgtgtgtgtgtgagagagagagagagagtgtgtgtgtgtgagagagagagagagagagagtgtgtgtgtgtgagagagagagagagagagagagagagagtgtgtgtgtgtgagagagagagagagagagtgtgtgtgtgtgtgagagagagagagagagagagtgtgtgtgtgtgagagagagagagagagagtgtgtgtgtgtgagagagagagagagagagagtgtgtgtgtgagagagagagagagagagagtgtgtgtgtgtgagagagagagagagagtgtgtgtgtgtgtgagagagagagagagagagagagtgtgtgtgtgtgagagagagagagagagagagtgtgtgtgtgtgagagagagagagagagagtgtgtgtgtgtgagggaaatgcagatttatttgcatttagaGGACTGCTGTgagcttttttctttattttgcagtttactttttttttcagtgattttATTTCAGTCTTTTTGTGTCTGGTTTTATAAAAAATGAAGCCgtttataatgaataaaaatgtgttaaacattGGACTTGGGTTTTGTAATTTCTCTACTAAGTGAATCCTATCGTTATACTCGTTTTGAGTTGGatttgcacattttttaattataaaataattgagGTTCACCCTCATATGTTCACTTAGATCAGTGCACACATGTTTCGttgtattttttccccctcaaactcaaacttgggtcaaactttctACTGTGCTGTCAGGTCTAAAATATATGGGATAAAATGTTAAACTAActtttgaaatatgaaaataataactAAATGAGCGTAtgggtgattttttttattttattctttttataaaTAACTTTGAATTTTGCCTTTTAATGCCCTGTTTTTTTGCCAGCGTCCCCTGTCCATTTGTATTGCAGGggtacaaaattgcaaaaaacgACCAAATACATAATGCAGAGAAGATAACAACGATAAAACagagaaataaatataaaatgggtGATAtacaaaaatcttattttgttttataagttttgtttacattatgtgcattaaagagttagttcacccaaaaatttcaaatctctcatcatttactcaccctcgtgccatcccacatgtgtatgactttcttctgctgaacacaaagatttttagcagaatatctcagctctgtaagtccatacaatgctagtgaatggtgaccagaactttgtagctccaaaaatcacataaaggaaacaaaagtaatctacaagactccagtggttaaatccatgtcttcagaagtgatatgatagatgtgggtgagaaatagatcaaaatgtaagtccttttttttaaactctaaatctccactttcacttttacatcagaaagccacatgtggtgcctgtgtagtttcactttcacatctgattaagagtaaaaaaaaaaaaggacttaaatattgatctgtttctcacccacacttatcatatcgcttctgaagacagatttaaccactggagtcatatggattaattccatgttgcctttatgtggtttttggagcttcaaagttttggtcaccattcacttgcattatatggacttacagagctgatatattcttctaaaaatcttcgtttgtgttctgcagaagaaagaaagtcatacacatctgggatagcatgaaggtgagtaaatgatgagagtttttgggtgaactatctctttaatgcaGCTACTAATGAGAACACGTGCTGCGACAGGTATCTCTCCTAGATACAAGCCGTTGCTTCTGTGTGGGTGGAGCTTGTGTGTAGGCGGCTCGATGTGATTGGTCGGTACAACTCTTGCATATACTGTGATTTGACAGCGCCTTTCCTGGTTGCACAGCCACTGGCTGCTGCAGCTGTGTGGGTGGGGCTTATGCTTAGTCGGTGCGCTGTGATTGGTCAGTACCTTTCCTGGTTACACAGTGCGACTCCAGCAAAAACAAGAACGATTTCAGCGTGAGAAATGTCATGGACTGTAAGTTGACAGCTTTTACTACTCAACACGTTTGTTTCAGGGTGTTTAGTAATGGACACTGTATCTGATAGAGTAAattatgtgtcttttttttttttttttaaatgtgtattttccTAATACCTTCAGCATCAGTTTTAATAACCTGATGGCAcagcaaaaagaaagaaagaaaaaaactataCATTACCAAAGCATTAATAAACATATATAACACGTTACATACATGCATGCAATCACATCTGTAGTGTGTTTTCCGATTTAGTTAGCTTTCTTggcatggataaaaaaaaaaaaaactttactttgCCAAAACATTAATGCACTTAATgtcacaaaaaatatttggacacttaacattttatttcattgcattagataacaaaataataataataataataattatgatcaaTCATTTAATATGGGCTTGTTTTAAATGGGCGAGGTTATTAAAAGAAACTGATGCGTCTAATGCATTCAATTGATAATGTTGGTAAAATCCAGTTTGATTTATTCTTTGAAAACAGTAGTGCattgaatagccttcatctctaaaaaacaaaatcaacaaataaaaagagaCTGATAAATATCAGGAGAAATGTGTATCTTtttgtttcttaaaggaatattcctgtttcaatacaagttaagcttaatcgacagtatttgtggcataatgttgattacaacaaaaatacatcttttaaaaaaaaaaaaaaaaaaggaaaaatctgggttacagtgaagcacttgcaatggaagtcaatggggccaattggtaaaggttaaaatactcactgtttcaaaagtatagacacaagacataaacaatatgcgtgtaaacatgattttagtgtgataaaactgcttactaaccttttgtgtAAAGCTGTTTCCAATTTTACGTATCGTTGCCATCACGATCTAACGCCATAAACCAGCCGTAATCCCCAAAAAGGATGAtttaacaactttaaagctcaaataatacacaagttttaacagaataattaatgtaagtgcgtttataaaattggccccattcacttgcattgactaagtgcctcactgtgaccttgatttttgcatttttaatttttttaaagaaaaggagggacgaatcaaaatacatttttgtggtaatcaacatcaaatattccttttaatatttTCTTAGTGATTGGCTGTTGAAAATGGGGCTTTGTCACCTtgggtaaaaatgtaattttaaaacaacattttaaacagtagtaATAATGTGCAACATTACTAATGATGTTggcagtatttatttatatacaggtgcatctcaataaattagaatgtcgtggaaaagttcatttatttcagtaattcaactcaaattgtgaaactcgtgtattaaataaattcaatgcacacagactgaagtagtttaagtctttggttcttttaattgtgatgattttggctcacatttaacaaaaacccaccaattcactatctcaacaaattagaatatggtgacatgccaatcagctaatcaactcaaaacacctgcaaaggtttcctgagccttcaaaatggtctctcagtttggttcactaggctacacaatcatggggaagactgctgatctgacagttgtccagaagacaatcattgacacccttcacaaggagggtaagccacaaacattcattgccaaagaagctggctgttcacagagtgctgtatccaagcatgttaacagaaagttgagtggaaggaaaaagtgtggaagaaaaagatgcacaaccaaccgagagaaccgctgccttatgaggattgtcaagcaaaatcgattcaagaatttgggtgaacttcacaaggaatggactgaggctggggtcaaggcatcaagagccaccacacacagacatgtcaaggaatttggctacagttgtcgtattcctcttgtcaagccactcctgaaccacagacaacgtcagaggcgtcttacctgggctaaggagaagaagaactggactgttgcccagtgttccaaagtcctcttttcagatgagagcaagttttgtatttcatttggaaaccaaggtcctagagtctggaggaaggatggagaagctcatagcccaagttgcttgaagtccagtgttaagtttccacagtctgtgatgatttggggtgcaatgtcatctgctggtgttggtccattgtgttttttgaaaaccaaagtcactgcacccgtttaccaagaaattttggagcacttcatgcttccttctgctgaccagctttttaaagatgctgatttcattttccagcaggatttggcacctgcccacactgccaaaagcaccaaaagttggttaaatgaccatggtgttggtgtgcttgactggccagcaaactcaccagacctgaaccccatagagaatctatggggtattgtc comes from Myxocyprinus asiaticus isolate MX2 ecotype Aquarium Trade chromosome 41, UBuf_Myxa_2, whole genome shotgun sequence and encodes:
- the LOC127431724 gene encoding DCN1-like protein 3, translating into MGQCVTKCKNPTSSLGSKSGEKDSGKSHGKKGGGGTGGVHKEDASAKSSADIIFNGTKVSEVTVDGSMAPPTSVGDVPRELPALDGEGVSLARIEEMFLHYKDEYEDAILEEGMERFCDDLCVDPAEFKVLVLAWKFQAATMCKFTRKEFVDGCKAIQADSIPGICSRFSVLLEESRGEESFKDLYRFTFQFGLDAEQGQRSLQRSIAIALWRLVFTLDTPPVLERWLDFLSENPCAVRGISRDTWNMFLNFTQSVGQDLSNYSEDEAWPSLFDSFVDWETERRRRERVDATETESTTDCVGASMWATT